The nucleotide sequence tatttgcttgtttgtcgAAACTGATGTTTTTCCTCAACATATCCCTTGCACCGCCTTGAAAcaaagcacactgctgctgttgcagtcCCTTAATTTGGAAGgtagaaataaatgaagtctCCAAGAACGACTTGAACTCTGTGATGCACGTGGGATACCGAACATTTAAGTGTCACGGCTTCACAAATGAATTTGTAAGATAGCTGCCCCATCTTCTTAGTGAATAAGGAGTGCCATAACCTTAACGCAAACTTGTTAAAGCTGTCACATTGAGCAGGAAACTCCTTCAGGGCAGCAGGTTGAGCAGAAAAATGCTGAGCGCAGGTTATTCATTAAAATCCAGACTGCTGTGGGGCAAAACAGGGCTGCCAGGCTGCCCTTTCCTTGTGAGTTCACAGCACAGAACCCTCCCCTGGCAGTGAAAAGGCCTGGATCACTCCAAGGCGGAGCTGAAAAGTGAAGGGTTCAACTCTTTTATCCAGTGGTTTAGCAAGTAGAACAGCTGTTAAGAGTGTGGGGCACCTGCAGTGGGAGGCTACCCCTTCAGCATTTTCTAAGCATCTTTTACCACCAGAGTGACTTTATTCTACACATTGTGTggatacatttttaattaaacacgAGGCATGCTAACACTGCATTTACCATTTTGTTGAACTGTGGCCCAGGTACTGCAGAACTGCATCTAGCAGAGAATTCAGACTCGTCTGTTTCATTCTCTGCGTACTTCCTTAATCACCAGGTCGTGTGTTATTTGGAGGTGGAGACAGGTGCACATTGATTACATCCTACAGAGTGATAAAGAGAGCAGATAGGTGGATAAAGACTCAGAGGGAAAAAGCTTGTATCACCGCGATTCAGGGTTCCAGGCTTCACATTCCTTAAAATGCAGCAATTATCTAAGTTAATTCGGAATTATCTCTAATGTTGCTTGCGGTGAGGAATGAAACACTACTGAGCACAACCAAAGACCTGCTTCAGAAGACTGAACTTAATCTAATATGATTTGCAATGAACCAAAAGATGGATATCATATTTATTGTAGCATAatattgtaattattttccatttccactttttttctcacatgAAAACCATCTCTCTAGTTACTGTTACATACAGCATCGATATTTTAAGCACAGGTTATCATGCCActcctttgaaataaaagatgtgCCTTCTTACGCATGTATACTGTTCCTTCTATACATACTGTAATATTTCTTCAATACATTGCAATATTAAAAGCACAAACAACCAATATGCAAGTTACGCTTacattttcttagttttcagagagcaaaatgttttgagatAGCACTGCGAGAGCTATCTAACGATTAGAGTAAAAATTCCTGAATGATGTGATAATCCAGCAAATCAACCAACAAGAGCACAGAGCTAATTTGTAGCCGAATACCTTTATTCTGAGTCTCATCcccttttttttgctgtctggcTTGGCATCGAGCAACGTTGTTTCTGCATTACACTTGCAAAAACAATCCTCTACTTGTGTTATTGAACCAAATAGTCCAATAATCCAAATAGGACTTCTTAGAGTACGGATTACACTTTCGCTAGCAGCTAAGACAGAAAACTAGTTCTGTTATATGAAGAtgatatttcttaaaagaagcTGTAGCAAGAACAGGCTAAAACTTGACTATGAAGAATGAGAAAACGCATTCCTGTATTCCAAAGCCTTCTATAGTTTCACTAACTCTTCTGGAATCTTACCTCACAGCTTACTGCACAGGGCCTCGTGGCACCCAGAGGAagcacaaaagaagaaaagaattaaatgtCTTCAGAAGTGCCTGCTGCCAGTGAAATTCCTATCACAGACTAACTTAAAACAAACATGCCAACCTTTACGTAGAGCGTGCTGTCACAACAGTGAgaacaaatgtaaaatgaataGGGCTCTGCTGCCTTGATTTAAATTCTAAATTCTGCAAACAAACTTGCAGCATATtgataaatgtattttgagGGTTCTTTTTTTGCTTAGTTTGAATCTGActggatttctgctttctgcaagtATTACTTTGTTCTGAAGGGCTCTGATGCCCATGTCCCAGAAGGGGTAATACTAAAACTTGATACTAAATACTAAAACTTCCAACAGCTGTCGTGAGAACCAGATACTCGTGACCAGTATAAGGGATAGATGAAATGCTTTATGGGAGGAAggtatttctattttatattgCATAGTTAGAAAAGATAGCAGCAAAGACAATGTTTTAGGAGAGCCTTGTGCTTCTTTCTCCTATATGTAGTTGAGACATGCTAGGGGAGGAAGTGAATTCACCATAGTCCTTTAGGATATTACGTGTTCTTTAAAGACATAAGACTTAGCCTTTcctaatttgttttaaataacttttctttttaactagTGTTCACATCAGCAAAGGAGGCCAATTTGTTCATTGGACGACATCTTCTGAACAACAGGTTTGATTTTGAAGCATTCACACCAGATAACCTGGAAAGAGAATGTATGGAAGAGCTGTGCAGCTATGAGGAGGCCAGAGAAATTTTTGAAGATGCTGACAGAACGGTAATTGTTTAAACAATTTAATATACTGAAAGAGGCTGCTGAATAGATGATTGCTGTTTTTAAGTCCTGTAGCCcttaagaaaacagcacaagTGAGACAACTGCTTATTTTGTAGTAGCAGTAGAGGCCCAAATTAGATGGAATTCTTGCTCTAGATATACCATGAATGTGCTTGCATATGCACTATTCCCTTCAAGACTTTAGACAAGGGCTCcaattctgcaaaataaatgtacatGAAACTTCACGAGTACCACTTGTGAATATACCTATACATGTTTTAGaatctcagtgttttttcttagTAATTTCTCAGCATGCAGGTTGAATGCATTTCGCATGCTCTATGTTTTAATTGACTGATTTCATCCTTGTATAATGCCAAGTGTTTTGGAAGAGAGGACTACAAAATAGATCTACAGTTTAGCTGTTGAAGTGTATTCCTGTAGCACCATCTTCTAAATTGCTGCCTATATACAGCTTGGAATAAAATTcttattaaaagagaaaatacataaaagacTTTTCAGCCCAGCAACAGAACATAATGGCTGCCTGAAGACTGACTTGCTACAGGAAGCAATAATCTCTTCTTGATCCTAGACGTGCTCTGCACTAACTCAGACAGGCAAGGAACACCTGAAGTTGAAAATGTCAGTTTGCAATTGCAGAAGTGTTAAATCAGATTAAATCTTGCTGgagttttttcctttctagcaAAATTACAGGTAAACACGCTTAACGTACAGCAATCGTGCAACgtaaatgtttttctctactATGAATTCAGATACTGTTCATGCAAATGTCTGATTCTTAAGAACTTGACTTTATGGATTTACAAAGGTTAACTGTAAGCATTTTTTGTGTCAGAATATATGCTAGCTTCCATTGTGATCAGGCAGAAATACCTCCATATGATCTAACATTAGACAGTTAACGCAGTCTTGTTGTTCAAAACTAGCATTATATTCTTTGTGAAATTGCAATTTGTATGCAAACTTGAATGTATGACAAAAAGATGCTGGGATAAGCAAGTTAAAATCCTTTAGCAAGAGTTGCTTCTGTTCATGCCATTGTTGAATTTTGCAACAgtgctatattttaaaaaaacagtcgAATGTTGggtctttttaaaatctgctcctttgtatttttcaagacACAATTTTGGAGCGACTATTCAACTACAGGTCCCAGGATAAAAACAGGTAGGTcacccttttcttcttttctcatatTGCAATATCTTATGTTTATTGTAATACGTTCTTAAAAGTACACCAAGCATTCAGTGAGCAGATCTACAACCCAGTCAAGGTCGCAAGTACATGAAATAATATTTGGAAGGCACTGGAGGAGAGACATCTAAAAAGTTTCATGCATAGAGAAGGAAATGTCTGCTCACCTTTGCTTTAGGATTAAAGTGAACAGCAATCTTGGCTTGTATTGCATAGATATCATGGCTTCTCAGAGCAAGCTACGCATTTGtgaaaaagaacagcacaagaaaaatagTACTTCATAGTGTATACTGTTGAGAACACAGATTGAAAAAACCCTATCTGAAAATAacccatattttattttcaggtgaTGAAACACTACAAAAAATTAACATTACAGGACTTCTCATCGGTCCAATTGCTGCTGGAGGAATGTTAGCCATAATTGGACTACTTATCTTCTACTGCTGCAAAGATAGATGTAAATCAAGGCAACCACCAGGGTAAGGAATTTCActgcttaaaaacaagaaaagcagttgGGTCTCTTAGGATGGCATTTAAAAGCCACAAGTGGTTGGTCTAACTGTGTCCTCGGGGAAGCCAATTGGAAAGTTCTGACTTGCCTGGAAGCAAAATTACAATGGTGAGCACTAGTTACTCTGAAGTTAATCAGTAACACAAAAACATAGAGCAACAGAATAGCACTTGCATGGCTGACATAACTTCtggttattgttttttttgtttgctttgcatgtGTCATCTTAGATCTAAAACACTCTTACTGAAACACGGCATCGCTTTAATAGGTTGGGGCCTATAGTGGAAGGTCTAATGCGCTTTATTTCACACTTAAAAGTAGATTACGTTCCATGAAGAACATACACTCTATGTCAGATGTGAAAAGAATTATGTtggagaaaatgcttttctgttaatTCTCCAGCCCTGCTTGTTCCTTCATCATAAACTTAAAGGAGCACAAGAGGActctctgctctctcttcccCATAAATTTACCCTGCGTGAACTATTCCTACAGTGTAGCTTGAGGAGAGTACTTAGATTCTGGAGTTTATAATCATTAAAGGCACGGGCGTTGGTTCtgttcagggattttttttttttttttaattttacaaggaatacaacttctttctttcctttattaaGACAAAAGCCGCTATTTATAAATGCTGTTAACTTTGTTTAGGCACGTGGATCatggaagaagcagaagacGTAGTTCGACTTCCATCTTCAGAAGACATGAAGAACTTTCTTTAAATCCACTTCCTCCTAGAACTGATGATTCAGGACTACCAACTTATGAGCAAGCAGTTTCTGCCAGCGGACAACATGATGCACCACCACCTCCTTACCCAGGGCCCCCAAAATGGATCCGGGCATTTCGAAAGTCTATGTCGCTTCCTGCCCCTTAGCTACAAACCTCCTCCTAAAGGGAGGAGGAATTACTGAAGCATAACAAACTTCAAAAAGTTCACTACCTTGCATATTGTAAGATGgtttataaaaatgtgaaagacCATTAGCACAACTAGGAATAAGTCAGGATCCCATTTGGGAGAAGTCAACTGTTGCGAAAGCTGCAGGACTATTCTTTGCACAAGGTTATTGTGCTAAGAAGAAAGAGTGGATAAAGAGTAAGTCTTGTACTGCCACTCTTCCTCATGCACTTTGAGCCATCCCATCATATTATTGATGTTTTATTAATAGTTTCATCTTGTTTCTTTAGAAGGAACATTATTTCAATTGGTTTTATTGACAGTAACCATTTTTTGGTGACTTAATACTTTCAGTCATCGTAAGTCTACTGTGTTGTTTGACATGCTTTACTGCTGTGTGGATTTTCTATTCATTCTAGTAATAGGTTTGAGTATGAAAACCATTTAATGAGTTTATCTTTCAAGTGTGAATATATTACTGCTTCTGGATTACAATGGTTCGTTTTAGACTTTGCCGGTAAACATTACTTaatttgatgtatttttgtGATTATTATTTTGGATTGAAGGGAATAATTAATTGCATGGCATATTACACACTCAACAAAAATATACTTGAATCCAAGGTTTTTATGATACTCCAGCTTGTTATTCAGAGTAGAATACTGAACAAGTAGAGTACTTGTACCCTTTGGAAGAGACAGGGAGCCAATAGCTACAGAGTTGTTCCCTGCTAAAATTATATTTAGCCTGCTTTGTCTGGAAATTACCCAGGTTTCACAGATGACGTTCTTCTAGCTGTCTAAGAGTTTATGTggaggaaaatatatattttgcttgTGAAATAGTATGCCAAACTACTCCATGCTTTCATCAAGATTTTTTCCCAGGActcaaaaatacaaattaaatgGAAGCGACAGCAACACTTTTAAAGAGAGGGATTTCACAGGGCTCGTGAAAGTTCTGATTCTTTAATGATTTAACTACAGAAATAGTACAGAAACTACACCTTCTGTAGAGTGTAACACTTGAAATGTAGTCTATGAATCTACAGTTTAGATCCTGAAGGTACTGAAAATATGCATTGACTGACGAATACTGGTTACACGCAACATGTCAATTTGCAAGACACATTTAACATTAAATTAAGCTTAACATAAACTTGCCTCATCttggatggggaaaaaattcCCAAGCAGCTGACTGGGTTGCCTCTTTTCTAAATGagacactgaggaaaaaatacacagtgcTTGGTTTCTCTCAGAACAGGCTTAAACATGTCACAGTACTTCAGTGCTCTTAGCCATCACCTTGGCCCATTTCCCGAAACTTAGCTTCCGTGTTGTCCTTTCAACATCATACCAGGTTACATCATGCAACCTCTTAGAAATGT is from Numida meleagris isolate 19003 breed g44 Domestic line chromosome 6, NumMel1.0, whole genome shotgun sequence and encodes:
- the PRRG4 gene encoding transmembrane gamma-carboxyglutamic acid protein 4 isoform X1; this translates as MTSCVGLIRASSFGRLRCPGAEVRVSVGQVRAMLGLLLLLLCRLQVTASAFLHRTPRPGGPEQPDATRVFTSAKEANLFIGRHLLNNRFDFEAFTPDNLERECMEELCSYEEAREIFEDADRTTQFWSDYSTTGPRIKTGDETLQKINITGLLIGPIAAGGMLAIIGLLIFYCCKDRCKSRQPPGHVDHGRSRRRSSTSIFRRHEELSLNPLPPRTDDSGLPTYEQAVSASGQHDAPPPPYPGPPKWIRAFRKSMSLPAP
- the PRRG4 gene encoding transmembrane gamma-carboxyglutamic acid protein 4 isoform X2; this encodes MVPGSRPSARSCGGQVRAMLGLLLLLLCRLQVTASAFLHRTPRPGGPEQPDATRVFTSAKEANLFIGRHLLNNRFDFEAFTPDNLERECMEELCSYEEAREIFEDADRTTQFWSDYSTTGPRIKTGDETLQKINITGLLIGPIAAGGMLAIIGLLIFYCCKDRCKSRQPPGHVDHGRSRRRSSTSIFRRHEELSLNPLPPRTDDSGLPTYEQAVSASGQHDAPPPPYPGPPKWIRAFRKSMSLPAP